A region of Candidatus Dormiibacterota bacterium DNA encodes the following proteins:
- a CDS encoding Uma2 family endonuclease has product MFAAEVLSEIQEPELIDGVRVRKVSPKLRHATVQLTLGMILRRCAQGRGKVATEWRCLLESGRSELVPDVSFVSNERLAPLSTEEREMPPFAPDVAVEVRSPKDKHSVLSRKSAVYRSHGCLLVLDVDPQTRTIRALEGDSERAFSESERFASAALPWLVFEVRAAFEGLDESA; this is encoded by the coding sequence ATGTTTGCGGCGGAGGTCCTCTCGGAGATCCAGGAGCCGGAGCTCATCGATGGCGTTCGGGTGCGCAAGGTGAGCCCGAAACTGCGGCACGCAACCGTCCAACTGACGCTTGGCATGATTCTGCGCCGGTGTGCGCAGGGACGCGGAAAGGTTGCGACAGAGTGGCGGTGTCTTCTCGAGTCGGGGCGCTCGGAACTCGTACCCGACGTCTCGTTCGTCTCGAACGAACGCCTGGCGCCGCTGTCGACCGAAGAACGCGAAATGCCGCCATTCGCGCCCGACGTCGCTGTCGAGGTGCGCTCGCCGAAAGACAAGCACTCCGTGCTCAGCCGAAAGAGCGCGGTCTATCGCTCGCACGGATGCCTTCTCGTGCTCGATGTGGATCCGCAGACAAGAACGATACGCGCGCTCGAGGGCGATAGCGAACGCGCATTCAGTGAGAGCGAGCGCTTCGCGAGTGCCGCGCTGCCCTGGCTCGTATTCGAAGTCCGCGCGGCTTTCGAAGGCCTCGACGAATCCGCCTAA
- a CDS encoding carboxypeptidase regulatory-like domain-containing protein, translated as MAFLFQGTWALAGVTGGLAGVVNDDTGAPVAGATVTASSPSQTATTTTDATGHFVFLVLQPDTYTLSVNKDGYQSVSIAGTTVLADQTQQVTVITPRAIHVIATERTTASNLVKPGVGGDIYNVTPAQQQASAALGGGGNLNSAYSAIASVPGLYVPTGGAGWNQMVVVRGELPWTTGFEYDGVPVNRAFDQYNSSTESSLGLQELQIYTGGGPVSVSSNGISGFINQVIKTGTYPGFASINAGIATEAFYHQAQFEAGGATPDRNFSYYVGISGYNQAFRNVDQQNGGTLATPGSVYDSYAGMFAFLNTPSGQGVIGLCNPNQGFFSGNAVPATSHAFDCFSHAGPFDGGTFLTDRENVVNLHLGVPRRDGQKDDFQILWSDSAMQTFFNNSPIDNGPGVAQYTLNNTGNVYAAGVNYPAYSDATTYNLPFGSQVNAGTGGVGTPYQYYYQPNSPENRAFMAPLMPNHQDLYHNDVGIGKLQWTHPFSDSAYMRIYAYTMFTDWNEDGQNSAYGYDFGTGSVVSPDYDLITHTGGASITLADQINDANLIQFTANYVTATTSRWNNTGFIPATYADAFTFTNASCPGGAGNFRAPGYGPNPACSNAKSSPIGLVSQSGGTYTCWTTGMTPTPCYNATIGNAYGNATTGEPAISGAALAAGAKYITLWQGNASASWNQVEPAFYNVNLSDQWRPNDKWLFQVAGRYDNYNYILPNTSNPQNAFYAQILARYACVNPATNHPKLTPLGPGAFPPPSPVLTAGSCGPGYVHPDGIGSDPLFTDASPSHYDISYWSARGSATYQSDPNTVWRFSAGRYTEPPLTAAVQYYNSSGNNLGQWANFLGFGFLSPFHPLPGETSAQYDLSLEHHFANTNWSFKLTPFYSYSSNWEQQSFIGAGYVTQVPVGVYRSYGVEFALQAGDFAQQGLSGMLTFTYTNAAVRYQPLLGQDQAQQYNSAIGAFNCYTGAYYAANTAFCNKNYPNLQTAGGAAPCYTAGFASACTGAASNTILNPYYTMSAQPYIDPNGWYQASQLAQPLYFGSANGVYATSYSSPYVANLILNWRMGKLAITPSLQYQAGVYYGSPMDAQGIDPLSCPVNQSPAGTNTATTNSPYSCDYTTAGIAGISPWGYLYVPNPQTGKFAGIGAYQEPSIVVGNIQATYDLSPKIRLTLTAASLWHTCFGGTHEPWTTAAPAGVHTCGYFPNGNYVGGVPGEGWYVGDSPNAATNGVTPLPWELQSYAPNATNNVGSSGYLPFNLYIQAQIHL; from the coding sequence GTGTTCCTGGTGCTCCAGCCCGATACGTACACTCTGAGCGTCAATAAGGACGGATATCAGAGCGTGTCTATTGCGGGCACGACTGTTCTCGCCGACCAGACGCAGCAGGTCACGGTCATCACGCCGCGCGCGATCCACGTGATCGCGACCGAGCGGACGACTGCGTCCAATCTCGTCAAACCCGGTGTCGGCGGCGACATCTACAACGTCACGCCGGCGCAGCAGCAAGCGTCTGCAGCACTCGGCGGCGGCGGTAACCTGAACAGCGCCTACTCGGCCATCGCGTCGGTTCCGGGTCTCTACGTCCCGACCGGCGGCGCCGGCTGGAACCAGATGGTCGTCGTGCGCGGCGAACTGCCGTGGACGACCGGCTTCGAGTATGACGGCGTTCCGGTCAACCGCGCGTTCGACCAGTACAACAGTTCGACCGAATCGAGCTTGGGTCTGCAAGAGCTGCAGATCTACACGGGCGGCGGTCCGGTCAGCGTCTCATCGAACGGCATCTCCGGATTCATCAACCAGGTCATCAAGACCGGTACGTATCCGGGCTTCGCTTCGATCAACGCCGGCATCGCTACCGAGGCCTTCTATCACCAGGCGCAGTTCGAGGCGGGCGGCGCAACGCCGGACCGCAACTTCTCGTACTACGTCGGCATCAGCGGCTACAACCAGGCCTTCCGCAACGTCGACCAACAGAACGGCGGAACACTCGCGACGCCGGGCTCGGTCTACGACTCGTATGCGGGCATGTTTGCATTCCTCAATACGCCATCGGGTCAAGGCGTAATTGGACTCTGCAACCCGAACCAGGGCTTCTTCAGCGGCAATGCCGTTCCGGCGACGTCGCACGCCTTCGACTGCTTCTCGCATGCCGGTCCGTTCGACGGCGGCACGTTCCTCACCGATCGTGAAAACGTCGTCAACCTCCATCTCGGCGTTCCGCGCCGCGACGGCCAGAAGGATGACTTTCAGATCCTCTGGAGCGACTCGGCGATGCAGACCTTCTTCAACAACTCGCCGATCGACAACGGCCCCGGCGTTGCGCAGTACACGCTGAACAACACCGGCAACGTCTATGCAGCCGGCGTAAACTATCCGGCATATAGCGACGCGACGACCTACAATCTGCCTTTCGGCTCACAGGTGAACGCGGGAACGGGCGGCGTGGGAACGCCGTACCAGTACTACTACCAGCCGAACAGCCCAGAAAATCGGGCGTTCATGGCGCCGCTCATGCCGAATCACCAAGATCTCTACCACAACGACGTCGGCATCGGGAAGCTGCAGTGGACGCATCCCTTCAGCGACAGCGCGTATATGCGTATCTACGCCTATACGATGTTCACCGACTGGAACGAAGACGGTCAGAACTCGGCCTACGGGTACGACTTCGGTACCGGTTCCGTCGTTTCGCCTGACTACGACCTCATCACGCACACGGGCGGTGCGTCGATTACGCTCGCCGATCAGATCAACGATGCGAACCTCATTCAGTTCACCGCAAACTACGTGACGGCGACGACGAGTCGCTGGAATAACACCGGGTTCATCCCCGCGACGTACGCGGATGCGTTTACCTTTACGAACGCCTCGTGCCCCGGGGGCGCGGGCAACTTCCGAGCGCCTGGGTACGGACCAAATCCGGCGTGCTCTAATGCCAAGAGTTCGCCGATCGGCCTCGTCTCCCAAAGCGGCGGCACCTACACGTGCTGGACCACGGGAATGACGCCGACGCCGTGTTACAACGCGACCATCGGCAACGCATATGGTAACGCGACCACCGGCGAGCCGGCGATCAGCGGTGCAGCCTTGGCCGCGGGAGCGAAGTACATCACGCTCTGGCAAGGCAACGCGTCGGCTTCCTGGAACCAAGTCGAGCCGGCGTTCTACAACGTCAATCTCTCGGACCAGTGGCGTCCGAACGACAAGTGGCTCTTCCAAGTTGCGGGCCGCTACGACAACTACAACTACATCCTGCCGAATACGAGCAATCCGCAAAACGCGTTCTATGCTCAGATTCTCGCGCGATACGCGTGCGTGAATCCGGCGACCAATCACCCGAAGCTCACGCCGCTAGGGCCGGGCGCGTTTCCGCCTCCGTCGCCGGTATTGACCGCCGGCTCATGTGGGCCCGGGTACGTCCATCCGGACGGCATCGGCAGCGATCCGCTCTTCACGGACGCCTCGCCGTCGCACTACGACATAAGCTACTGGTCGGCTCGCGGCTCCGCGACCTACCAGTCGGATCCGAACACGGTTTGGCGCTTCTCGGCCGGCCGCTACACTGAGCCTCCGCTCACGGCCGCCGTCCAGTACTACAACTCGTCCGGAAACAACCTCGGTCAGTGGGCGAACTTCCTCGGCTTCGGGTTCCTCTCGCCGTTCCACCCGCTTCCGGGTGAGACATCGGCGCAGTACGACCTGTCGCTCGAGCACCACTTCGCCAACACGAACTGGTCGTTCAAGCTGACGCCGTTCTACTCGTACTCGTCGAACTGGGAGCAGCAGTCGTTCATCGGCGCGGGATACGTCACGCAAGTCCCCGTCGGTGTCTACCGCAGCTACGGCGTGGAGTTCGCACTCCAAGCAGGCGACTTCGCGCAGCAGGGCCTCTCCGGCATGCTGACCTTCACGTACACCAACGCGGCCGTGAGGTACCAGCCGCTGCTCGGACAAGACCAGGCGCAGCAGTATAACTCGGCGATCGGCGCCTTCAACTGCTACACCGGCGCGTACTACGCGGCGAATACGGCGTTCTGTAACAAGAACTACCCGAACCTCCAGACCGCAGGCGGTGCCGCACCGTGCTACACGGCCGGCTTTGCATCGGCGTGCACGGGCGCCGCGTCGAATACCATCCTCAACCCGTACTACACGATGTCGGCGCAGCCGTATATCGATCCGAACGGTTGGTACCAAGCTTCGCAGCTGGCGCAGCCGCTCTACTTCGGATCGGCAAACGGCGTCTACGCGACGAGTTACTCGTCGCCGTATGTCGCCAACCTGATCCTCAACTGGCGCATGGGCAAACTCGCCATCACGCCAAGCTTGCAGTATCAGGCGGGCGTCTACTACGGATCGCCGATGGACGCTCAGGGCATCGACCCGCTGTCGTGCCCCGTGAACCAAAGCCCTGCGGGCACGAACACGGCAACCACGAACAGCCCGTACTCCTGCGACTACACGACGGCCGGTATCGCCGGCATCTCGCCGTGGGGTTACCTGTACGTCCCGAATCCGCAGACCGGCAAGTTTGCGGGAATCGGAGCCTATCAGGAGCCGAGCATCGTGGTCGGCAACATTCAGGCGACCTACGACCTCTCGCCGAAGATCCGTCTGACGTTGACGGCCGCATCGCTCTGGCACACCTGCTTCGGCGGGACGCATGAGCCGTGGACCACTGCCGCTCCGGCAGGCGTCCACACCTGCGGCTACTTCCCGAACGGCAACTACGTCGGTGGCGTGCCGGGCGAAGGGTGGTACGTTGGCGACAGCCCGAACGCCGCGACGAACGGCGTGACCCCGCTTCCGTGGGAACTGCAGTCGTACGCTCCGAACGCCACGAACAACGTGGGCTCCAGCGGATACCTGCCGTTCAACCTCTACATCCAGGCGCAGATTCACCTCTAA
- a CDS encoding LysM peptidoglycan-binding domain-containing protein — protein MRTRKRVSLVPAIALAALSLSVTLPALSSVRLYAATPQRSTFVTVRSGDTLWSIAAAHTAADGSIESTIDRINAVNHLGTAPLQPGERLRIPL, from the coding sequence ATGCGGACGCGCAAACGGGTGAGCTTGGTCCCGGCAATAGCGCTGGCAGCGCTGAGCCTGTCGGTGACGCTCCCGGCGCTCTCGAGTGTCCGGCTCTACGCGGCCACGCCCCAGCGCTCGACCTTCGTCACGGTTCGCTCCGGCGACACCCTCTGGTCTATCGCAGCAGCCCACACGGCGGCCGACGGCAGCATCGAGTCGACGATCGATCGGATCAACGCGGTCAACCACCTCGGGACGGCTCCCCTCCAGCCGGGCGAGCGCCTGCGCATCCCGCTCTAA
- the lexA gene encoding transcriptional repressor LexA: MEKPATERQQHILDVIRRFTVEHGYPPSVREIGERVGLSSSSTIHAHLKALEKRGLISRDPTKPRALRSSPGSSALAEAIVMPIVGKVAAGVPITAQENLEGEFVLSGDFVPRGSESFMLRVQGDSMIEAAILDGDLIMVRPQKTARNGEIVVAMLEGEATVKRFFKESGRVRLQPENRAMEPIYASDVEIVGRVEAVVRRL; this comes from the coding sequence ATGGAGAAGCCTGCGACGGAGCGGCAGCAGCACATCCTGGACGTCATCCGGCGCTTCACGGTGGAACACGGCTACCCGCCCTCAGTACGCGAGATCGGCGAGCGCGTCGGCCTCTCGTCCTCCTCCACGATTCACGCCCACCTCAAGGCGCTCGAGAAGCGCGGGCTCATCTCGCGCGACCCGACCAAGCCCCGAGCCCTGCGCTCGAGCCCCGGCTCTTCGGCCTTGGCCGAAGCGATCGTCATGCCGATCGTCGGCAAGGTGGCCGCGGGCGTTCCGATCACCGCCCAGGAGAACCTCGAGGGCGAGTTCGTGCTCTCGGGCGATTTCGTGCCCCGCGGCTCGGAGTCGTTCATGCTGCGCGTGCAGGGCGACTCGATGATCGAGGCCGCGATCTTGGACGGCGATCTCATCATGGTGCGGCCGCAGAAGACCGCCCGTAACGGCGAGATCGTCGTCGCAATGCTCGAGGGAGAAGCGACCGTCAAGCGCTTTTTCAAGGAGAGCGGCCGCGTGCGGCTGCAGCCGGAGAATCGCGCGATGGAGCCAATCTACGCGAGCGATGTCGAGATCGTCGGTCGCGTGGAAGCCGTGGTTCGGCGCCTCTAG